DNA sequence from the Oryza brachyantha chromosome 5, ObraRS2, whole genome shotgun sequence genome:
CTTTTTAAGGTACACCCAAACTTTTCTGAATTGATCCAATGGTCCATATACCTCCTACGACGTAAGATGCCATTTATTACGATTAAAACTTCTTAATAACAATCATTATATCAGAATAAAGAGAGGGGTGAAGTTTCCTTTCAGCAGTATAAAAGATTTTGGTTAGCGGGAGGACGGGAACCTAGAGGTGAGCGGGGACGAGCGGTTCTGCGGTGCCAACGACATGAGCTCCGCCATGCTCTCCCCTCGGATCTTCCTCGCCGACGACATGAGCTCCGTCTGCCTCCATCCCATCGCTCTCCTCGCCTTGCTCTCCCCTCGGATCTTCCCTCTCACTGGCGCCGGAGCTGGAGCCGGACGGGCTCTGtcttctccatttttttctgaTCTGCTCGGAGATGGGTAGGGGTATTTTAGTCATTCCGCGTGCTGATAgatgcaaaacaaataaaataatgcttTTACTGTTTCATAGTGACATTTTATTAACAAGTGAAGCTAATCGgtggtattttttataagtgtATAGTAATGGATGATATTTTGTTAAAGCCACTCCTGTTGAAAGGGATGACAATGGGTCAGGTCGGGTACGGCAGGAACATACCCGACCCGATACCCGCATTTACGTCCCGACGCGTACCCGAATTGATTCACGAGCAAAAAACCGTACCCGAACTCATACCCGATAGGCGCCCGGGTACCCACCGGGTACCCGCTGGCTGcctgcttcctcctcctcccgctgcCCCGCCCGAGCAGCAGCGGCCAAATCATCGACTGGAGCCGCTGCCGCCTGGATGACGCCGCCCTCCCGGGAATGCCGCTGCCCGCCCGAGAACGCCGTCGCCCGCCCGTGGACGCCATCGGTGGTCacccgccgccccctccccccccctgGGACGCCGCTGACCGCCCGCCACGCCTGGATGTCGTCGCCCTGTGGACGCCGCTGCCCCACGAACACCGGATCTGGAACTTTGGAAGAGAAGCTGAGAGAGTGAGAGGTGAGAGGCTGAGAGCGGGTTTGCGGTGGCTGTAGTATGTAGATGGGGATTTTGGATGGAGTTAGGGTTTTCATTctgctatatatatgatggGTCAAGTGGGCTAGAACAgaaaaagtctattttacaTCCTCTATCTAATTTTTGGATCGGGTACGGATTACCCGTGCGTAAAATTTGTTACCCGGCTGCTACCCACTATATTATCAGGTTACGGGAAGGCATGGCAAAAAATGATGgtcatacccatacccgtcgGGTACCCGCGGGTACCCATACCCGTGGGCACGATTGCCATCCCTACCTATAGtggcatatgattaattttctCTAACTGCTTGCCTTTATAGTTTTCTCACCACGATGTCAGTTGGTGACTCTACAGTGTCTACTGCTACTCGCCTACAAGAGTAGGATAAAATCCCATGGTCAAACTTTCTTCCCTCACGTACACTTACAATTGACCACACCTATTCTGTTCTCATTTGAAATTGACGACTGTGATTAGACATTTATTCTTCTACTTTATGATGAATACTTGTATTTgatatgtatatttggataaatttatatgttatatttctttttcaaatcAAGTTTACATTAAATGCATGCCATTCTTCTACTATATTTTTTGCCTTGTATCTTGTTATCTATTAACTAAAAATGCTAGAAACTAACTAAACGTCTAATTTCTTATGCCGTGGATGTTTCATAATAACATGAGTCTTACAACATCATTCCTACATCTATACCGGAATATGTAAAGCCCATAAGAAATTAGATGGTTGCTGCATATACAAGTTGTGGTatcattttatacatgtgGCTCTGTTATTACTACCAATACAACAACACTTTATATAGATCTTTTTGTGTAAATTTAAACTGGCCTTATTATATGTTTTGTCATCGTGTCATATATGGTCTTTTGGATATTGTTTGAATTTACTAAATGACACAGTAGCCGAGGGTGCAAAGAGGAGTTTGATCTGGTAATACGTTTaaccaaaaattttgataaattattttttacttatttgttAGGTCTagactattatattttttcttcgaAATCAAAATCAAGCCATTTTGGACTTAGTTATGATACttactaattttaaaattataatataaaaatataaaaatgtaatgTAACATATAAAGTgataatataatgtttgactatttttttaagtaataaagtaaatatgaGAAAACCCCATGTATTATGGCATGTCTCACTCACATAATCTCTGTTATTATGGTTAAGACTTCACAAAACCATGCTCCTATGTATATTGAGCACACATTTACATTAAGAAATTTCATCCTATATAGTGTTAatggatttttaattattgatttctTAATACAAGTTGTTGTCTTAATTCTTCCCTATGCataagattattttaaatattagatttacttaatattaaaaaaaggtgGAGTTATGTGAAACATGTGGTCACTTTTGTTCcatttgttataaatctgATGATTATATTACGATATAAATAAGTGAGtgacatttgttataaatttgatgattatagtatattataaataattctgGCATCTCATgacatatattgtttagtcGCAAATAAGACTATAtctatcatattattttataaccaCAACAGGATAATTCTTCGTGTTACTCTTTGCTAATAATCACTCATGTACTGTTTTGTGAGTTACTCGcgctaaattatatttcataattaagcactttatatttaaaaataatatcttaaacattattattttataatgtattatCAAACATATTATAGCATCGTAGCGTTAGCACAGACAcattactaatataaaaaaaataaagaacatgACTAGTCTTTACATCTTTTAATACCTGTAGCCTTTGAAAAGTGAAAATTATTGTGCACAACCGATTCTGCAGTACATATCAGCGAGGAACCAATAAAGTTATACTAATTTAGCACTCAAGAAGTGTGCTGTTAgcctaataattttttaatagtgaTAATCGAATGTCAGTATATGAATCCACGAGGGATagtgttaaatttattaaaaatctaatcaTCTAGGGATAGTgtcaaatttatgaaaatcTAATCACAGACATGAATTTGCTGTTCCGAACAGCAAATACAAAGGAAAATTCAGAAATTTGTACATCTAATGTCATATGTACTGTACCTTCAATGAAGCGATCAAAACGGAATAAGCAGACTTAATTCGCTCACGGCAGTGTCGAATGAATTCTAACAGCAGGAGTGAAGGGAATAAATTATTGAGTGAATAAATGATCATGGCTTAGATAGAAAATATCAGACCACGGGGATCACCTAAGCACAAACCTATCATCGTTGGTGATAGCAATCAACTAGACGTTATTgtaaaaggagaagaaaaagatggatcACTATTACATACAATCTTTCGCATATAGATGAAAGAACGTACTCTGTTGGTTGGAGAGGGTAGTGAACaataatcaaacaatcaccgaTAGGTTCCCTTGCTTTTctcaacaaaaaattaaattacatttaTGCTTGCCACTCCGCCGTCTGCAAGCAATGGAACAATTAAATCACGATGTATGCATACGTCATGCTGAGTATAAATACATGcgtacatatatttatataaatacatatatatatatacatatatatatatataacgcaAATAATACTAGgtggataaaaaaatcaaacaatatgtCGATCTCCcaatacaaaaatatcatttgcaTCGGCAGCCCGAGGGTGCATATGTTGACATGAGTTTTGGCTCGGAattaaatataactaaatACATAATCGCTGGCACACTAcgaaattaatatttaaataataattcagACTATGTGATAGAAATAATCGAGAGGGtatataaaataacaaaaaaaatatggatgaaaatattcaatatatgcgtggataaaaatattcacggcgtgaatgaaaatattcaatatgcgtgg
Encoded proteins:
- the LOC107304240 gene encoding uncharacterized protein LOC107304240 isoform X1, yielding MASTGGRRRSRAGSGIPGRAASSRRQRLQSMIWPLLLGRGSGRRRKQAASGYPVGTRAPIGYEFGSEKNGEDRARPAPAPAPVRGKIRGESKARRAMGWRQTELMSSARKIRGESMAELMSLAPQNRSSPLTSSACQDTGECTSYKRIRGGVAQGITSRRAGYATGSRYKLAGQTH
- the LOC107304240 gene encoding uncharacterized protein LOC107304240 isoform X3 codes for the protein MASTGGRRRSRAGSGIPGRAASSRRQRLQSMIWPLLLGRGSGRRRKQAASGYPVGTRAPIGYEFGSEKNGEDRARPAPAPAPVRGKIRGESKARRAMGWRQTELMSSARKIRGESMAELMSLAPQNRSSPLTSSLLDIHKYCS
- the LOC107304240 gene encoding uncharacterized protein LOC107304240 isoform X2; protein product: MASTGGRRRSRAGSGIPGRAASSRRQRLQSMIWPLLLGRGSGRRRKQAASGYPVGTRAPIGSEKNGEDRARPAPAPAPVRGKIRGESKARRAMGWRQTELMSSARKIRGESMAELMSLAPQNRSSPLTSSACQDTGECTSYKRIRGGVAQGITSRRAGYATGSRYKLAGQTH